One region of Pseudomonas alvandae genomic DNA includes:
- a CDS encoding AraC family transcriptional regulator yields the protein MRNSSIDLQDATPRAVVAIGTDYAHGQMLPLHRHRRAQLLYGATGVMQVSTADGNWVVPPQRAVWIPPGVDHEVLMLGVSTRSLYIEPATVTAMDSRCQVISVSPLMRQLLMEAVELAPEYDEAGRDGALIGLLLHELLRSAHLPLHLPMPRDPQLLELCQAFLTHPDAHASPVKWAAQLHISLRTFNRLFSRHTGLSFSQWRQQACVMAALPRLADGDSVMRIALDLGYDSPAAFSTMFRRTLGHAPSTWLEMTAGR from the coding sequence ATGCGCAACAGCTCGATCGATTTACAGGATGCGACCCCCAGGGCCGTCGTCGCCATCGGCACCGACTACGCCCACGGCCAAATGTTGCCGTTGCATCGGCATCGCCGCGCGCAGTTACTCTATGGCGCCACCGGGGTGATGCAGGTCAGCACGGCGGATGGCAACTGGGTGGTGCCACCGCAACGGGCAGTGTGGATTCCGCCGGGGGTCGATCATGAAGTATTGATGCTGGGCGTGAGTACGCGCAGTCTCTACATCGAACCGGCCACGGTAACGGCCATGGATTCGCGCTGCCAAGTCATCAGCGTGTCGCCCTTGATGCGTCAGTTGTTGATGGAAGCCGTCGAGCTTGCGCCGGAATACGACGAGGCGGGACGGGACGGTGCGCTGATAGGCCTGCTATTGCATGAACTGCTGCGCAGCGCCCATCTGCCGCTGCACCTTCCCATGCCACGGGATCCTCAACTGCTCGAACTATGCCAGGCGTTCCTGACACACCCTGACGCCCATGCCTCGCCTGTGAAATGGGCGGCGCAGTTACACATCAGCTTACGCACGTTCAATCGGCTGTTCAGTCGGCACACTGGCCTGAGTTTCAGTCAATGGCGTCAACAGGCGTGCGTGATGGCGGCGCTGCCTCGCCTGGCTGACGGGGACTCGGTGATGCGCATCGCCCTGGACTTGGGCTATGACAGCCCAGCGGCATTTTCCACCATGTTTCGCCGCACGCTCGGCCATGCACCGAGCACCTGGTTGGAGATGACCGCTGGTCGTTGA
- a CDS encoding ABC transporter substrate-binding protein has protein sequence MKKLVLLGALALSVLSLPTFADEKPLKIGIEAAYPPFASKAPDGSIVGFDYDIGNALCEEMKVKCVWVEQEFDGLIPALKVRKIDAILSSMSITEDRKKSVDFTNKYYNTPARLVMKAGTQVSDSLAELKGKNIGVQRGSIHERFAREVLAPLGAEIKPYGSQNEIYLDVSAGRLDGTVADATLLDDGFLKTDAGKGFAFVGPAFTDVKYFGDGVGIAVRKGDALKDKINTAIAAIRENGKYKQIQDKYFAFDIYGK, from the coding sequence ATGAAGAAACTTGTGCTGCTTGGCGCCCTGGCACTGTCCGTGCTGTCCCTGCCAACCTTCGCTGACGAGAAGCCCCTGAAGATCGGTATCGAAGCGGCTTACCCTCCGTTTGCCTCCAAGGCTCCGGATGGCAGTATCGTCGGTTTCGACTACGACATCGGCAACGCGCTGTGCGAAGAGATGAAGGTCAAGTGCGTGTGGGTCGAGCAAGAGTTCGATGGCCTGATCCCGGCGCTGAAGGTGCGCAAGATCGACGCGATCCTGTCGTCCATGTCGATCACTGAAGATCGCAAGAAGTCCGTGGACTTCACCAACAAGTACTACAACACCCCGGCCCGTCTGGTGATGAAGGCCGGCACCCAGGTCAGCGACAGCCTGGCCGAGCTCAAGGGCAAGAACATTGGCGTGCAGCGCGGTTCGATCCATGAGCGATTCGCCCGCGAAGTCCTGGCCCCGCTGGGCGCCGAGATCAAGCCGTACGGCTCGCAGAACGAAATCTACCTGGACGTCTCCGCCGGCCGCCTCGACGGCACCGTGGCAGACGCTACGCTGTTGGATGACGGTTTCCTCAAGACCGACGCCGGCAAGGGCTTTGCGTTCGTCGGCCCGGCCTTCACTGACGTCAAGTACTTTGGCGACGGCGTCGGTATCGCGGTTCGCAAGGGCGATGCGCTGAAAGACAAGATCAACACGGCCATTGCCGCCATTCGCGAGAACGGCAAGTACAAGCAAATCCAGGACAAGTACTTCGCCTTCGATATCTACGGCAAGTAA
- a CDS encoding DUF6933 domain-containing protein yields MLIFNCTEAASNFFSRVSKGKKVTPIEKPPSPVIEDDELGELDEQWLVHVITVQRKHVLFVIHVRTRYCMIFAGAKKAEIEGFVHRFSERWINGLMRHAGQHDLLRWVDDEAMMERFQESCRDYIFYKRGHRGAQKHLNEISWIFEDCAAEWGTLPSDEFSAGRFDGNMNDTPRSSKGHKDYYYPDEEMIVHWLRRYGGLDEPAAQAARERHIEVKREMRSFERQLAQEAQ; encoded by the coding sequence ATGCTGATCTTCAACTGCACCGAAGCGGCCAGTAATTTTTTCAGCCGCGTGAGCAAAGGTAAGAAAGTCACCCCGATAGAGAAACCGCCATCCCCTGTTATCGAGGACGATGAGCTGGGTGAGCTCGACGAGCAATGGCTGGTTCATGTAATCACTGTGCAGCGCAAACACGTGTTGTTCGTCATCCACGTGCGAACCCGTTATTGCATGATTTTCGCCGGTGCTAAAAAAGCGGAAATTGAAGGTTTTGTTCACCGGTTTTCCGAACGATGGATCAATGGCCTGATGCGTCACGCGGGGCAGCATGATCTTCTTCGCTGGGTCGATGATGAAGCGATGATGGAGCGCTTCCAGGAAAGTTGTCGTGATTACATCTTTTATAAACGTGGCCATCGTGGTGCGCAAAAGCACCTCAACGAGATTTCCTGGATTTTTGAGGACTGCGCTGCCGAATGGGGCACGTTACCCTCTGATGAGTTCTCTGCAGGTCGCTTCGACGGCAATATGAATGACACCCCGAGAAGCAGTAAGGGACATAAGGACTATTACTACCCGGACGAAGAAATGATCGTCCATTGGTTGCGGCGTTATGGTGGCTTGGATGAGCCTGCCGCCCAGGCAGCACGTGAGCGGCACATCGAAGTGAAACGAGAGATGCGGTCGTTCGAGCGGCAACTTGCCCAAGAAGCGCAATGA
- the acs gene encoding acetate--CoA ligase, translating into MSAASVYPVRPEVAANTLTDEATYKAMYQQSVVNPDGFWREQAKRLDWIKPFTTVKQTSFDDHHVDIKWFADGTLNVSYNCLDRHLAERGDQIAIIWEGDDPSESRNITYRELHEEVCKFANALRGQDVHRGDVVTIYMPMIPEAVVAMLACTRIGAIHSVVFGGFSPEALAGRIIDCKSKVVITADEGIRAGKKIPLKANVDDALTNPETSSIQKVIVCKRTAGNIKWNQHRDIWYEDLMKVAGTVCAPKEMGAEEALFILYTSGSTGKPKGVQHTTAGYLLYAALTHERVFDYKPGEVYWCTADVGWVTGHSYIVYGPLANGATTLLFEGVPNYPDITRVAKVVDKHKVSILYTAPTAIRAMMASGTAAVEGADGSSLRLLGSVGEPINPEAWDWYYKNVGKERCPIVDTWWQTETGGVLISPLPGATALKPGSATRPFFGVVPALVDNLGNLIEGAAEGNLVILDSWPGQARTLYGDHDRFVDTYFKTFSGMYFTGDGARRDEDGYYWITGRVDDVLNVSGHRMGTAEIESAMVAHPKVAEAAVVGVPHDIKGQGIYVYVTLNAGEETSEALRLELKNWVRKEIGPIASPDVIQWAPGLPKTRSGKIMRRILRKIATAEYDGLGDISTLADPGVVAHLIETHKTMNVA; encoded by the coding sequence ATGAGTGCGGCTTCTGTGTATCCCGTTCGTCCCGAGGTTGCGGCCAACACGCTGACTGACGAGGCGACCTACAAGGCCATGTACCAGCAGTCGGTCGTCAACCCCGATGGCTTCTGGCGCGAGCAGGCCAAGCGCCTCGATTGGATCAAGCCTTTCACCACGGTGAAGCAGACTTCTTTCGACGATCACCATGTCGACATCAAGTGGTTTGCCGACGGCACCTTGAACGTTTCCTACAACTGCCTCGACCGTCATCTGGCCGAGCGAGGTGATCAAATTGCGATCATCTGGGAAGGCGATGACCCATCCGAGAGTCGCAACATCACCTATCGCGAGCTGCATGAAGAAGTCTGCAAGTTCGCCAACGCCCTGCGCGGCCAGGACGTACACCGCGGCGACGTGGTGACCATCTACATGCCGATGATCCCCGAGGCCGTGGTCGCGATGCTGGCCTGTACCCGCATCGGTGCGATTCACTCGGTGGTGTTCGGTGGTTTCTCCCCTGAAGCCTTGGCCGGTCGGATCATCGACTGCAAATCCAAAGTGGTGATCACTGCTGACGAAGGCATTCGCGCCGGCAAGAAGATCCCGCTCAAGGCCAACGTCGATGATGCGCTGACCAACCCGGAAACCAGCAGCATCCAGAAAGTCATCGTGTGCAAGCGCACGGCGGGCAACATCAAGTGGAACCAGCATCGCGACATCTGGTACGAAGACCTGATGAAGGTGGCCGGCACCGTTTGCGCACCGAAGGAAATGGGCGCCGAGGAAGCGCTGTTCATCCTCTACACCTCCGGCTCCACCGGCAAACCCAAGGGCGTGCAGCACACCACGGCTGGCTACTTGCTGTACGCGGCGCTGACCCATGAGCGGGTGTTCGACTACAAGCCAGGCGAGGTCTACTGGTGCACCGCCGACGTGGGTTGGGTCACCGGACACAGCTACATCGTCTACGGCCCGTTGGCCAATGGCGCGACCACGCTGCTGTTCGAAGGCGTGCCGAACTACCCGGACATCACCCGCGTGGCCAAGGTTGTCGACAAGCATAAGGTCAGCATCCTCTACACCGCGCCGACCGCGATCCGCGCGATGATGGCCTCGGGCACTGCCGCTGTCGAAGGCGCCGACGGTAGCAGCCTGCGCCTGCTGGGTTCGGTGGGTGAGCCGATCAACCCGGAAGCCTGGGACTGGTACTACAAGAATGTCGGCAAGGAGCGTTGCCCGATCGTCGATACCTGGTGGCAGACCGAGACCGGTGGCGTGTTGATCAGCCCTCTGCCAGGCGCCACGGCGTTGAAACCGGGTTCCGCAACCCGCCCATTCTTCGGTGTAGTGCCGGCGCTGGTGGACAACCTCGGCAATCTGATCGAAGGCGCCGCCGAAGGCAACCTGGTGATCCTCGACTCGTGGCCGGGCCAGGCGCGTACGCTGTACGGCGACCATGACCGTTTTGTCGACACCTACTTCAAGACCTTCAGTGGCATGTACTTCACGGGTGACGGTGCCCGTCGCGACGAGGACGGCTACTACTGGATCACCGGTCGAGTGGACGATGTGCTCAACGTGTCCGGCCACCGCATGGGTACGGCCGAGATCGAAAGCGCGATGGTTGCCCACCCGAAAGTCGCCGAAGCGGCGGTGGTGGGCGTGCCGCACGACATCAAGGGGCAGGGCATCTATGTCTACGTCACCCTCAATGCCGGCGAAGAAACCAGCGAAGCCTTGCGCCTGGAATTGAAGAACTGGGTGCGCAAGGAGATCGGTCCGATTGCTTCGCCGGACGTGATCCAGTGGGCACCGGGGCTGCCGAAAACCCGCTCCGGCAAGATCATGCGCCGCATCCTGCGCAAGATCGCTACCGCGGAATACGACGGGTTGGGTGATATCTCCACCCTGGCCGACCCGGGTGTGGTGGCGCACCTGATCGAGACGCACAAGACCATGAACGTTGCCTGA
- a CDS encoding type II toxin-antitoxin system HipA family toxin codes for MSEQLTIQTYVEGHWRDAVVFSVSNAQKVEESRCSVSYDQDYLVHFIHKLDTAFEHALSVNLPLSWNAVDGKGYPPFVYDIIPAGAARKSLQKRFGEEKPDGMDMSFFLLSRCTPSPIGHLRVKESFEQIDQTRKEAFARKEIVDRTNDFLEYAYESGAALGGATGAQGEAPKLIMVEDGDGALYADAMLSDELARRHWLVKFARNQATERDKNILRAEYHYYKAISRLGLKTISTDGLVLEEADKPSLWMPRFDRRVANGMVERIPVESIYSVCENTEPGSRMNHEDVLSRLIHLWRTNGQEGELEELVFEYLRRDLLNRILGNSDNHGRNTAIFRYRDKFELAPIYDLAPMVLDPEGVTRVTKWKAERMGSPDWKAVCSDFQDLVSPDVLFERLLGAAEIFRALPDLLVDLPEEVRRAQSIPLNNLDKRLAEWGLR; via the coding sequence ATGTCCGAACAACTCACCATCCAGACTTACGTTGAAGGCCATTGGCGCGACGCTGTGGTCTTCAGCGTGTCGAACGCTCAGAAGGTTGAGGAGTCGCGATGCAGCGTATCCTACGACCAAGATTACTTGGTTCACTTCATTCATAAGCTAGATACCGCATTTGAACACGCCCTCAGCGTAAATCTTCCGCTGAGCTGGAATGCTGTCGATGGTAAAGGCTATCCCCCATTCGTCTACGACATCATACCGGCCGGAGCTGCTCGGAAATCGTTGCAGAAGAGATTTGGTGAGGAAAAGCCAGACGGCATGGACATGAGTTTTTTCCTCCTGAGTCGCTGCACACCTTCTCCCATTGGGCACTTGAGGGTGAAGGAGTCTTTCGAGCAGATCGACCAGACTCGCAAAGAGGCCTTTGCACGCAAAGAAATCGTAGACAGAACAAATGACTTCCTCGAATACGCCTATGAATCTGGCGCTGCGCTGGGCGGTGCTACGGGCGCTCAGGGGGAAGCTCCAAAGCTGATTATGGTTGAGGATGGGGATGGCGCGCTTTATGCCGATGCGATGCTTTCTGACGAACTTGCGCGTCGTCATTGGTTGGTGAAGTTTGCTCGCAACCAAGCGACTGAGCGCGACAAGAACATCCTGCGGGCCGAGTACCACTATTACAAAGCGATCTCCCGACTCGGTTTGAAGACGATATCTACAGATGGACTGGTGCTTGAGGAAGCCGATAAGCCAAGCCTGTGGATGCCGCGCTTTGATCGGCGAGTCGCCAACGGCATGGTGGAGAGGATTCCGGTCGAGTCGATTTATTCAGTGTGTGAGAACACCGAGCCTGGTTCGAGAATGAATCATGAGGATGTACTCAGTCGCCTGATTCACCTGTGGCGCACGAATGGGCAGGAAGGTGAGCTTGAGGAACTGGTATTTGAATACCTTCGCCGTGACCTGCTGAACCGTATCCTGGGAAATTCGGACAACCATGGGCGCAACACGGCCATCTTCAGATATCGGGACAAATTCGAACTGGCGCCGATCTATGACCTTGCACCAATGGTACTCGATCCGGAAGGTGTCACTCGGGTAACCAAATGGAAGGCTGAGCGTATGGGAAGTCCAGACTGGAAAGCGGTCTGCAGTGACTTCCAGGACTTGGTCAGCCCTGACGTGCTTTTCGAGCGTCTGCTTGGAGCCGCCGAGATATTCAGGGCTTTACCGGATCTGCTGGTTGATCTTCCAGAGGAAGTGAGGCGCGCTCAGTCTATTCCGCTGAACAATTTGGATAAGCGCCTGGCTGAATGGGGGCTGCGATGA
- a CDS encoding type II toxin-antitoxin system Phd/YefM family antitoxin produces MSEQVEVTLREAKSQLLQLGARAWQGDRVVITKAGKPYLELLPHVATPQARKPGRLKGNIRMLADFDRTPEDVIKGFEG; encoded by the coding sequence ATGAGTGAACAGGTGGAAGTAACCTTGCGCGAAGCAAAGTCCCAGCTCTTACAACTGGGTGCGCGTGCATGGCAGGGCGACAGGGTGGTGATCACCAAGGCCGGCAAGCCTTATCTGGAACTGCTGCCTCATGTCGCTACACCGCAGGCGCGCAAGCCTGGTCGATTGAAGGGGAATATTCGGATGCTGGCGGATTTCGACCGCACTCCGGAGGACGTCATCAAGGGGTTTGAGGGCTAG
- a CDS encoding BRO-N domain-containing protein: MPDAYTPAVFTRHNVNLHALLLENQAWFSASDLGRLMSKHLDERMTRKLDPDQRRMMLVHVHGLTEERLMLSESGLYALLVYHYCPEYRLLREWITHQVVPTLRDERYSHKVERPKLSVLDWPKMSLCMLHWQDEPWIRLRDMPAVLVDDPFGQHESWWRKASRILRGS, translated from the coding sequence ATGCCTGACGCTTACACTCCGGCGGTTTTTACCCGTCATAACGTTAATCTTCATGCCCTTCTGCTTGAAAACCAAGCTTGGTTCAGCGCCTCCGATTTGGGGCGTTTGATGAGCAAGCACCTCGATGAACGCATGACCCGCAAGCTTGACCCTGACCAGCGCCGGATGATGCTCGTGCATGTCCACGGCTTGACCGAAGAGCGTCTGATGCTGAGCGAGTCAGGCCTCTATGCGCTGCTGGTTTATCACTACTGCCCTGAGTATCGATTGCTGCGTGAGTGGATCACGCATCAGGTGGTACCAACCCTGCGGGATGAACGCTATTCGCATAAGGTGGAACGGCCTAAATTGAGCGTGTTGGATTGGCCGAAGATGTCGCTCTGCATGCTGCACTGGCAGGATGAGCCATGGATTCGTTTGCGGGATATGCCGGCGGTGCTGGTGGATGATCCGTTTGGGCAGCATGAGTCATGGTGGCGGAAAGCTTCTCGGATTTTGCGAGGGTCTTGA
- a CDS encoding sulfite exporter TauE/SafE family protein: MFYVLLACFGCLSGVTAVLFGFGGGFVVVPLLYRMLTASHGTDDPIGQSAMHIAVATSTCVMIVNALIATVKHHRAGNLICHYVWPLGGFIGLGAIIGAVVAMWSNSEVIRYAFIVYLGVTILDCLFRRGFLTQSDAAVPRRLSSTEVSAGGISIGVIATFLGVGGSVMTVPLLRRCGLNMSRATSMANPLSLPVAVAGTLTYMLMAGFTEFDLGAWFVGYVDLMAFAVLTLGALLGIRLATPWIGRIPDRLHAWVYIGLLVVVMLGISIR; the protein is encoded by the coding sequence ATGTTCTACGTATTACTTGCCTGTTTTGGCTGCCTGAGTGGCGTGACGGCTGTGTTGTTCGGCTTCGGCGGCGGCTTCGTCGTGGTGCCCTTGCTATACCGCATGCTCACCGCCAGCCACGGTACCGACGACCCAATCGGCCAATCGGCGATGCACATTGCCGTGGCCACCTCGACCTGCGTGATGATCGTCAACGCGCTGATCGCCACCGTGAAGCATCACCGCGCCGGTAATCTTATTTGTCATTATGTATGGCCGTTGGGCGGCTTCATTGGCCTGGGCGCTATCATCGGAGCCGTTGTCGCGATGTGGTCGAACAGCGAAGTCATTCGCTATGCCTTTATCGTTTACCTGGGCGTGACCATTCTGGACTGCTTGTTCCGACGCGGTTTTCTGACACAGTCTGACGCTGCAGTCCCACGGAGATTGAGCAGCACAGAGGTCTCGGCAGGCGGGATCAGCATCGGTGTCATTGCCACTTTTCTGGGCGTGGGTGGCAGCGTCATGACGGTGCCCTTGCTGCGCCGTTGCGGGCTGAACATGTCCCGCGCGACGTCCATGGCCAACCCGTTGAGTTTGCCGGTTGCGGTGGCCGGGACGTTGACTTACATGCTCATGGCTGGGTTTACCGAGTTTGATTTGGGGGCTTGGTTTGTTGGGTACGTCGACTTGATGGCCTTCGCTGTGCTGACACTTGGCGCGCTGCTGGGTATCCGTCTGGCAACGCCATGGATCGGACGGATACCGGATAGGCTTCACGCCTGGGTCTATATTGGATTGTTGGTCGTTGTGATGCTGGGCATATCGATAAGATAA
- a CDS encoding ABC transporter permease yields the protein MLKGYGAVILDGAWLTLQLALSSMALAIVLGLIGVALRLSPVRWLAWLGDLYSTVIRGIPDLVLILLIFYGGQDLLNRVAPMLGYDDYIDLNPLAAGIGTLGFIFGAYLSETFRGAFMAIPKGQAEAGMAYGMNGFQVFFRVLVPQMIRLAIPGFTNNWLVLTKATALISVVGLQDMMFKAKQAADATREPFTFFLAVAAMYLVITSVSLLALRHLEKRYSVGVRAADL from the coding sequence ATGTTGAAAGGCTACGGGGCTGTCATCCTCGATGGCGCATGGTTGACGCTTCAGCTCGCCTTGTCGTCCATGGCCCTGGCCATCGTCCTGGGGCTGATCGGTGTTGCCCTGCGCCTCTCGCCGGTGCGCTGGCTGGCGTGGCTGGGCGACCTGTATTCAACGGTCATCCGCGGCATTCCCGACCTGGTGCTGATCCTGCTGATTTTCTACGGCGGCCAGGACCTGCTCAACCGCGTCGCGCCGATGCTTGGCTATGACGACTACATCGACCTGAACCCGCTGGCGGCCGGTATCGGTACCCTGGGCTTCATTTTCGGCGCCTACCTGTCGGAAACCTTTCGCGGTGCTTTCATGGCGATCCCCAAGGGGCAGGCCGAGGCGGGCATGGCGTACGGCATGAACGGCTTCCAGGTGTTCTTCCGGGTGCTGGTGCCGCAGATGATTCGCCTGGCGATCCCGGGCTTCACCAACAACTGGCTGGTGTTGACCAAGGCCACCGCGTTGATTTCCGTGGTGGGCCTTCAAGACATGATGTTCAAGGCCAAGCAGGCGGCGGATGCCACTCGCGAGCCTTTCACCTTCTTCCTCGCAGTGGCGGCGATGTACCTGGTGATCACCAGCGTCTCGTTGCTGGCGTTGCGTCACCTTGAGAAGCGCTACTCGGTAGGCGTAAGGGCGGCTGATCTATGA
- a CDS encoding helix-turn-helix domain-containing protein, producing MKENINERRRELIDDIVMQHVTGIETLGTAIRRLRLEVTGLDQETFALMCNMSTKALYQIEKDKGNPTLSTIEAILRKFGLRLGLTKSATTLYTPPPKPQKTTPQMPIRGANPKRKTAAQLGTKAKDGDKGAAG from the coding sequence ATGAAAGAGAACATCAACGAACGGCGCAGGGAGCTCATTGACGACATCGTCATGCAACATGTGACGGGGATCGAAACCCTGGGAACCGCTATTCGCCGTCTACGGCTTGAGGTGACCGGCCTGGATCAGGAAACCTTTGCTCTCATGTGCAACATGTCGACCAAGGCCCTGTACCAGATCGAGAAGGACAAGGGCAATCCAACCCTTAGCACCATCGAAGCCATCTTGAGAAAGTTCGGGCTGCGCCTGGGGCTGACGAAGTCTGCCACGACCCTTTACACGCCGCCGCCCAAGCCGCAAAAAACGACTCCCCAAATGCCCATTCGCGGTGCTAATCCTAAACGCAAAACCGCAGCACAGCTCGGTACGAAGGCCAAGGATGGCGACAAGGGCGCGGCCGGGTAG
- a CDS encoding ribonucleotide-diphosphate reductase subunit beta yields MLSWDEFDKEDSGEVAVKGANAGHASEANMDRLDSAGGAAALEARAVTASDSAAIIRAKAALDKLDVAEGLAELEGASARVAVDEKRMINCRADLNQLVPFKYDWAWQKYLDGCANHWMPQEVNMTADIALWKNPEGLTDDERRIVMRNLGFFSTADSLVANNLVLAVYRLITNPECRQYILRQAFEEAIHTHAYQYCIESLAMDEGEIFNMYHEIPSVAKKAAWGLKYTRSISDPKFETGTPETDKELLRNLIAYYCVLEGIFFYCGFTQILSMGRRNKMTGVAEQFQYILRDESMHLNFGIDVINQIKIENPHLWDAEMKEEATQMILQGTQLEIEYARDTMPRGVLGMNAAMMEDYLKFIANRRLSQIGLKEEYPGTTNPFPWMSEIMDLKKEKNFFETRVIEYQTGGALSWD; encoded by the coding sequence ATGCTGAGCTGGGACGAATTCGACAAAGAAGACAGTGGCGAAGTCGCTGTAAAAGGCGCCAACGCCGGCCACGCTTCTGAAGCCAACATGGACCGCCTCGACAGCGCCGGCGGTGCCGCCGCCCTCGAAGCCCGGGCCGTGACGGCCAGCGACTCGGCCGCGATCATTCGCGCCAAGGCCGCCCTCGACAAACTCGACGTCGCCGAAGGCCTCGCCGAACTCGAAGGCGCCTCCGCCCGTGTCGCCGTCGATGAAAAGCGCATGATCAACTGCCGCGCCGACCTCAACCAGCTCGTGCCATTCAAATACGACTGGGCCTGGCAGAAGTACCTGGACGGCTGCGCAAACCACTGGATGCCGCAAGAAGTCAACATGACCGCCGACATCGCCCTCTGGAAAAACCCGGAAGGCCTGACCGACGACGAACGCCGCATCGTGATGCGCAACCTGGGCTTCTTCTCCACCGCCGACTCCCTGGTTGCCAACAACCTGGTCCTGGCCGTGTACCGCCTGATCACCAACCCGGAATGCCGCCAGTACATCCTGCGCCAGGCCTTCGAAGAGGCGATCCACACCCACGCCTACCAGTACTGCATCGAATCGCTGGCCATGGATGAAGGCGAAATCTTCAACATGTACCACGAGATCCCATCGGTCGCGAAAAAAGCCGCCTGGGGCCTGAAATACACCCGTTCGATCTCCGATCCGAAGTTCGAAACCGGCACCCCGGAAACCGATAAAGAGTTGCTGCGCAACCTGATCGCCTACTACTGCGTCCTGGAAGGCATCTTCTTCTACTGCGGCTTCACCCAGATCCTCTCCATGGGCCGCCGCAACAAAATGACCGGCGTCGCCGAGCAGTTCCAATACATCCTGCGCGACGAATCCATGCACCTGAACTTCGGCATCGACGTGATCAACCAGATCAAAATCGAAAACCCACACCTGTGGGATGCCGAGATGAAGGAAGAAGCGACCCAGATGATCCTGCAAGGGACCCAACTGGAAATCGAATACGCCCGCGACACCATGCCTCGCGGTGTATTGGGGATGAACGCGGCGATGATGGAGGACTACCTCAAGTTCATCGCCAACCGTCGCTTGTCGCAGATTGGCTTGAAAGAAGAGTATCCGGGGACGACGAATCCGTTCCCTTGGATGAGCGAGATCATGGACTTGAAGAAAGAGAAGAACTTCTTTGAGACTCGGGTGATTGAGTATCAGACGGGTGGGGCTTTGAGCTGGGATTGA
- a CDS encoding DNA-binding protein, whose product MTKKIRSEAFESIHSSAEALLKVGAIDEATMREFDEACMAEVSAELSDQEDSPELRASPQTP is encoded by the coding sequence ATGACGAAAAAAATAAGAAGTGAGGCCTTCGAGTCGATTCACAGCTCGGCCGAAGCGTTGCTGAAAGTAGGCGCTATCGACGAGGCCACCATGCGAGAGTTCGACGAGGCCTGCATGGCTGAGGTATCTGCTGAACTCTCAGATCAAGAAGATTCGCCTGAACTCAGAGCTAGCCCTCAAACCCCTTGA
- a CDS encoding DUF2790 domain-containing protein, whose amino-acid sequence MKALWVLVLGSLCATAMADEAPTDVAQQKPAIEEYTYSTHLDIAKVIYMSDIPNVCEVVPAKMEYDDSKGQRHILRYSVMGNGCSNG is encoded by the coding sequence ATGAAAGCTTTATGGGTTCTGGTCCTCGGCAGCCTGTGCGCCACCGCGATGGCGGACGAGGCCCCGACCGATGTTGCACAGCAAAAACCGGCAATCGAGGAGTACACCTACTCCACCCACCTGGACATCGCCAAAGTTATCTACATGAGCGACATCCCGAATGTCTGCGAAGTGGTCCCGGCGAAAATGGAATACGACGACTCCAAGGGCCAACGCCACATCCTGCGCTACAGCGTCATGGGCAACGGTTGCTCCAACGGCTGA